Below is a genomic region from Neurospora crassa OR74A linkage group VII, whole genome shotgun sequence.
AGCATACCTATGTCTCGGGTCAAAGGTTTGTTGCAAGAACAGTagagacaaaaaaaaaaagacttggACGGTTTTTGTAAGGACAGGTCTTGTAGTAGGTTCCTGGTCCTTTGAAAGTTCatgagaaagagaaggaaaaaaaaaaaaaaaaaaaaaaaaaaaaaaaaaaaaaaaaaaaggaggagcagagtGTCTAGACCCCCGACCCATTCTTCTCTTCGCAACTGTTGTCCGGTTCAGTGGGTTAGGGTTCAATATGGATGAACCTTGCCCAAATTGATGACAACTTTCGCCTCGCTCAGGACAAAATCAATGACACCCAAGTCCTCCATCCAGAACCACACCCTTTGGCCGGGTGCAACATCAAGACTGAAACTTGGGTGTCATCCATTTTGTCTTGAGCGAGGGTTAGCGTCCCGGGCCTTGGCGCGCTGCGGAAACTCCACTCGTGATCTGCCGTCTTCCGAGCTGCCGATATCAATGATGGCCCGAAATTGTATATCGTCTTGTCATTTCAATTGATTTGATCCCGTCCCAACCTGCATCAGCTGCCTGTGGTCTTCACTTTACAACGTCTGTTTTCCAAATCATGTCGATTTTCTACTCCGAAATTCATTGCCTCTGAACAACAAAAGACCCTCGTCAATTTGACTATTATCGGACGCCCGCTCCGCAAAAAAAGAGTGAATACACTAGGTCTGAATCAACTTTGACCGACAAACTCCCGTTGCGGCGGTCAATATGGCTTCCCACGCCGTCAATCGACCAGAGCGAGGTCATCTTCCTAGGCAATAAACGAGGTCTTCATCTGCCGAGGCTGCACTTTCGCCATTGCAAATCATCAGCTgtccttaataaattgtCCAAGCAGAGGTCGATGACGACCGAGTTGGTCTATTCCCGATCCAGAAGGTACCAAAGCTGGGGAAAGATAGTGCCCCGGGGCGGGGTGACCAATCGCTTGGCGATCGTTACGGCCCCGCTGTGAGCGAGCGCACTGCACCGACAAGCGATCGCCCGGGCACCTAGTACGGAAGGAACTTTTGGGGGGGCCGCTGCTATGACGGGCGCGGCAAGAGAGACGATGTCGGGAGTGTCGAGACGGAGCCATGCGGTTAtgttttttattctttttttcatttcCCCTTAACCATCTGGTCACAATGCTTCCAAGACACCTATCGCGAGATATCTGTGTTGGAATTGGGGTCTCCATCATCGCGGGGGACCCCGGCCAGATGCTTGATTCAACTTGGCAGGTCGCTTTGCCCCCCTGCACTGCCCTGCCGTGGTTACCATGACATATCCCGGCTCAAGCCCGGACGGTCAACCGTCAAGATGCGGAAGGTGGAGGATGCCCGGTTCTGCAACCCTTCCCTTCGCCTTCTCGcgtgccaccaccaccaccaccaccaccaccaccccaatTTCTATTGCTCACAACCTAACTCAACCGTGGGAGGTGGTTGGCTTCCTCCAGTTGGCTCCAGTCATCGGTTACATTCCCAGCGGCCAATGGCACGGCGGATGACAACCAGGAACGACAAGTAAAAAGTCAATTCGTGTTCCCGTCCCAACAGCTCCTTCCATGTTCGGAGAATTATACTTGGGCCAAGTGGATCTATCAAACGATCCACGTCTGTCGGGTTGGCGATATAAGAGCGCCCGTTGGTCCCGTCACAAGTCATGGCCgccctcccttcctctcctcccaccctctcttcaccctcccccttcttgcCCTCACCTCTTGCTCCCCGCGAGTGAGGCAAGATCACCGGCAACATGAGGttcttctccgccgccaccgcgcTTCTAGCGgccgcctccaccgcccATGCCGCCTTCTTCAAGACCCTCGGCATGGAAATCGGCCCCATCGACGACCACATCGAGTCCCTCAACAAGCGCGCCGAAGTCGAGGGCACTTCCGGCTACGGCACCTTCGACCAGCTGATCGACCACAACACCCCCGAGCTCGGCACCTTCAAGCAGCGTTTCTGGTATGGCTTCCAATACTGGAAGGGCCCCGGCTCgcccatcatcctcgtcaaCCCCGGCGAGCAGGCCGCCGATGGTTTCAACAAGTCGTACCTCTCCGACCAGCGTCTGGCCGGCTGGATGGCCAAGGACATGGGCGCAGCCGTGGTGATCATGGAGCACAGATACTGGGGCAACTCCAGCCCCTTCGACGAGTTGACAGTCAAGAATCTGCAGTATTTGACGCTGGAGAACTCGTTGAAGGACATCAACTACTTTGCCGAGCACATTGACCTGCCCTTCGACAAGACCAACGGCAGCAAGCCTGCCAACGCCCCCTGGATCTTCTCCGGTGGTTCGTACTCGGGCGCCCTGGCCGGTTGGCTGGAGGCGCTGTACCCGGGCACCTTCTGGGCGTATCATGGCACTTCTGGTGTGGTCGAAACCCTAGGACACTTTTGGACCTATTTCGTCCCTGTCCTGGAAGCGACGCCGCAGAACTGCACCAAGGATTTGACCGCTGTTATTGACTATGTCGATTCCGTGTTGCTGCATGGTACTCCCAAGGCCAAGCGTGAGCTCAAGTCCAAGTTCAAGCTGCAGAACTTGACTGATGCCGATTTTGCTTCGTAAGTTGTTTTGAACTGTCTGCCAAGCAAATTGATGTTGACCAATTGTCTGCAGTGCCATTGAGAGCGGCCCCTGGAGCTGGCAATCCACCCAGTTCTACTCGGAAAAGATCACCGGTTACAACCCTTACTACCGCTTCTGCGACTACGTCGAGAACGTCTGGCCCAACTCGACCAACAAGGTCCCTGGGCCTCT
It encodes:
- a CDS encoding serine peptidase translates to MRFFSAATALLAAASTAHAAFFKTLGMEIGPIDDHIESLNKRAEVEGTSGYGTFDQLIDHNTPELGTFKQRFWYGFQYWKGPGSPIILVNPGEQAADGFNKSYLSDQRLAGWMAKDMGAAVVIMEHRYWGNSSPFDELTVKNLQYLTLENSLKDINYFAEHIDLPFDKTNGSKPANAPWIFSGGSYSGALAGWLEALYPGTFWAYHGTSGVVETLGHFWTYFVPVLEATPQNCTKDLTAVIDYVDSVLLHGTPKAKRELKSKFKLQNLTDADFASAIESGPWSWQSTQFYSEKITGYNPYYRFCDYVENVWPNSTNKVPGPLGVGIKKALDGYAKWFVEESLPGTCESSGYDAFKGEDNVLCFQNQNASNPIFHDLSVDNAYNRQWNWFLCNEPFEWWQDGAPLGRPSIVSRLVDADYWRKQCPLWFPAEKGSNATYGIKQGKRAEDVNKWTGGWKHTNGTRIMQANGSLDPWRDVTLSSKFRPGGPFKGNKNHQVRVIEGGTHCSDFYGPNWSANEGIKKVAEEEVAQMGQWVADFYKKRGITRTR